In Ochrobactrum vermis, the following proteins share a genomic window:
- a CDS encoding ImuA family protein gives MSGIDIAALRRMVTTIEGNDPQGSFANQGQTGFGRARSFTLGLAGADAAFPHGLAGDALHEVFAENPGAHMAATGFALAFAARAAESRRPIIWIEEESASSEYGGLYPPGLHAFGIDPSRLLIVRCPTAQDVLKAANDALEAGSGGKASHLVSGVVASVTGQPKCLDLTASRRLLLATETAQLPVILLRSHRTGVQSAAVSRWRVAPAPSRSSGANAPGKPVFSAVLERNRHGTCGQWIMEWNNETQEFGTRERDGRTSVSRPLVSVSADRPASPRRSA, from the coding sequence GTGAGCGGCATCGACATCGCGGCGCTGCGGCGCATGGTTACGACCATTGAAGGCAACGATCCGCAAGGTAGTTTTGCAAATCAGGGGCAAACGGGCTTCGGGCGGGCGCGCAGTTTCACGCTCGGTCTTGCCGGGGCAGATGCCGCCTTTCCGCATGGTCTGGCAGGCGATGCGCTGCATGAGGTTTTTGCCGAAAATCCCGGCGCGCACATGGCCGCGACCGGCTTTGCGCTCGCCTTTGCCGCCCGTGCAGCAGAATCTCGGCGCCCGATTATCTGGATCGAGGAAGAAAGCGCCTCAAGCGAATATGGCGGGCTTTATCCGCCGGGACTTCATGCCTTCGGGATCGATCCGTCGCGACTTCTGATCGTGCGCTGTCCCACGGCACAGGATGTTCTGAAGGCGGCAAATGATGCACTGGAAGCCGGAAGCGGCGGCAAGGCCTCGCACCTCGTTTCCGGCGTCGTCGCCTCGGTGACAGGCCAGCCGAAATGTCTCGACCTGACCGCCTCGCGCCGTCTGCTTCTGGCAACCGAAACCGCGCAGCTGCCGGTCATCCTGCTCAGGAGCCACCGGACAGGCGTGCAAAGCGCTGCCGTCAGCCGCTGGCGCGTGGCGCCCGCGCCATCCCGTTCAAGCGGAGCAAACGCGCCCGGAAAGCCTGTTTTTTCTGCGGTTCTGGAGCGCAATCGCCACGGCACATGCGGGCAATGGATCATGGAATGGAACAATGAAACCCAGGAATTTGGTACAAGAGAACGGGACGGCAGAACGTCTGTTTCTCGCCCTCTGGTTTCCGTTTCTGCCGACCGACCGGCTTCGCCGCGCCGTTCCGCCTGA
- a CDS encoding DUF6616 family protein gives MTYYLAELYSPKPSWHALDAEGRQAFFEKVGAGMGGLAALGIEALALGPVDATKSFAPSQSFFAIWRFPDEAALDMLIAGITATGWHDYFDTINAAGAGTDLPGHLAQLAGVPFKKAA, from the coding sequence ATGACCTATTATCTCGCCGAGCTTTATTCCCCGAAACCGAGCTGGCACGCGCTTGATGCTGAAGGCAGGCAGGCCTTCTTTGAGAAAGTCGGTGCGGGCATGGGCGGGCTTGCCGCGCTCGGTATCGAAGCCTTGGCACTGGGGCCCGTCGACGCGACAAAGTCTTTTGCGCCCAGCCAGAGTTTCTTCGCCATCTGGCGTTTCCCGGATGAAGCAGCTCTCGACATGCTGATTGCCGGAATCACCGCCACCGGCTGGCATGATTATTTCGACACGATCAATGCGGCTGGTGCAGGCACCGACCTTCCCGGCCATCTGGCGCAACTGGCAGGCGTGCCTTTCAAGAAAGCCGCCTAA
- a CDS encoding MarR family winged helix-turn-helix transcriptional regulator, with protein sequence MEIIEQKHHALLGEMERRHSPSTDALKVCFEVLSLASAIDRDCANRLAPHKLSEGKFVLLFLLHDAPDGLSPHALSERAGVTRATITGLLDGLERDGFLKRHADSEDRRKLIVRLTSEGLLLAQQLFEEHTAWIASLMSDLSTGEQQLLSTLLRRIWSRTDAGHSFKINATLRDMT encoded by the coding sequence ATGGAAATAATCGAGCAAAAGCATCACGCCCTTCTGGGTGAAATGGAACGCCGGCACAGCCCGTCCACCGACGCGCTGAAAGTCTGCTTTGAGGTTTTGTCGCTTGCTTCGGCCATTGACCGGGATTGCGCCAACCGGCTGGCACCGCACAAGCTTTCGGAAGGCAAGTTCGTCCTGCTGTTTCTGCTGCACGATGCGCCCGACGGCCTCTCGCCGCACGCGCTTTCAGAACGCGCAGGCGTAACGCGCGCCACTATCACCGGCCTGCTGGACGGGCTGGAGCGCGATGGTTTCCTCAAGCGCCACGCGGATAGCGAGGACCGCCGCAAGCTGATTGTCCGGCTGACATCCGAGGGTTTGCTGCTGGCACAACAGCTTTTCGAAGAACACACCGCATGGATTGCAAGCCTGATGAGCGACCTCTCGACAGGCGAACAGCAACTTCTCAGCACCTTGCTGCGCCGCATCTGGAGTCGCACCGATGCCGGCCACTCTTTCAAGATCAATGCAACCCTCAGGGATATGACATGA
- a CDS encoding ParD-like family protein, with protein sequence MGIVKIGDELHEELRKASDVMCRSINAQAEYWMKIGMLAQAHPELSFNEIVQMQLRAAQVELPVLAVQSS encoded by the coding sequence ATGGGTATCGTGAAAATCGGTGACGAACTGCATGAGGAACTGCGCAAGGCGAGTGACGTCATGTGTCGTTCGATCAATGCGCAGGCTGAATACTGGATGAAGATCGGTATGCTCGCGCAGGCCCATCCCGAACTGTCGTTCAATGAGATCGTGCAGATGCAGTTGCGCGCAGCGCAGGTCGAGCTGCCGGTTCTGGCGGTGCAGTCGTCATGA
- the map gene encoding type I methionyl aminopeptidase, with product MTKTSAEVEKMAASGALLASVFALLDRTPLVGMTTMQVNDLVEDYITRELQARPASKGQYDYPYVLNASRNEVVCHGMPSDDNFIENGEIVNFDITLEKDGYIADSSKTYMVGEVAPFASRLVRVTYEALWKGIAAVRPGATLGDIGHAIERHAKRHDYSVVREYCGHGIGREMHEEPQVLHFGKPGTGVRLREGMVFTIEPMLNQGTAKVKTEKDGWTVVTRDGKLSAQFEHTVAVTANGVRVLTLRPGEEKMLAGVKHAA from the coding sequence ATGACCAAGACATCTGCCGAAGTGGAAAAAATGGCGGCCTCCGGCGCGCTGCTCGCCTCTGTTTTTGCACTTCTCGACCGTACGCCTCTGGTGGGCATGACCACGATGCAGGTCAATGATCTGGTCGAGGATTACATTACCCGCGAGCTGCAGGCGCGGCCTGCCAGCAAGGGGCAATATGACTATCCCTATGTGCTGAATGCTTCGAGGAACGAAGTCGTTTGTCACGGCATGCCGTCAGATGACAATTTCATTGAAAACGGCGAGATCGTCAACTTCGACATCACGCTGGAAAAGGACGGCTATATCGCCGATTCCAGCAAGACCTATATGGTCGGCGAGGTTGCTCCCTTCGCCTCACGACTGGTTCGTGTGACTTATGAGGCGTTGTGGAAGGGAATTGCCGCCGTGCGTCCCGGCGCGACGCTGGGTGACATAGGCCATGCCATCGAACGCCACGCCAAGCGCCATGATTACAGCGTCGTGCGGGAATATTGCGGTCACGGCATCGGCCGCGAGATGCATGAGGAACCGCAGGTTCTGCATTTCGGCAAGCCCGGCACCGGCGTCCGTCTGCGCGAAGGCATGGTGTTCACCATCGAACCGATGCTCAATCAGGGAACGGCCAAGGTGAAGACCGAAAAGGACGGCTGGACAGTGGTGACGCGTGACGGAAAATTGTCAGCGCAGTTCGAGCATACGGTCGCTGTCACCGCGAATGGGGTACGGGTGCTGACCTTGCGTCCCGGTGAAGAAAAGATGCTGGCTGGTGTAAAACACGCAGCTTGA
- a CDS encoding argininosuccinate synthase — translation MSKWKDVKKVVLAYSGGLDTSIILKWLQTELGAEVVTFTADLGQGEELEPARKKAEMLGIKEIFVEDVREEFVRDFVFPMFRANAVYEGVYLLGTSIARPLISKHLIEIARKTGADAIAHGATGKGNDQVRFELSAYALNPDIKIIAPWRDWSFKSRTHLLEFAEQHQIPVAKDKKGEAPFSVDANLLHSSSEGKVLEDPAVEAPEYVHMRTISPETAPDKATIIKIGFEKGDAVSINGERLSPATLLAKLNDYGRDNGIGRLDLVENRFVGMKSRGVYETPGGTILLAAHRAIESITLDRGAAHLKDELMPRYAELIYYGFWFSPEREMLQAAIDHSQRHVEGEVTLKLYKGNVMVIGRESDKSLYSDKLVTFEDDQGAYDQKDAAGFIKLNALRLRTLAARDRK, via the coding sequence ATGAGCAAGTGGAAAGACGTTAAGAAAGTCGTTCTCGCCTATTCGGGCGGCCTCGACACCTCGATCATCCTGAAGTGGCTTCAGACGGAACTGGGCGCGGAAGTCGTGACCTTTACCGCCGATCTGGGCCAGGGCGAAGAACTTGAACCGGCACGCAAGAAAGCGGAAATGCTGGGCATCAAGGAAATCTTCGTTGAGGACGTGCGCGAAGAATTCGTGCGCGATTTCGTCTTCCCGATGTTCCGCGCCAATGCCGTCTATGAAGGCGTCTATCTGCTCGGCACCTCGATCGCCCGTCCACTGATCTCCAAGCATCTCATCGAGATTGCCAGGAAGACCGGCGCAGACGCCATCGCGCATGGCGCGACCGGCAAGGGCAACGACCAGGTTCGCTTCGAGCTTTCGGCTTATGCGCTGAACCCGGACATCAAGATCATCGCCCCATGGCGCGACTGGTCGTTCAAGAGCCGTACGCATCTGCTCGAATTTGCCGAACAGCACCAGATTCCGGTTGCCAAGGACAAGAAGGGCGAAGCGCCGTTCTCCGTCGACGCCAACCTGCTGCACTCCTCGTCCGAGGGCAAAGTTCTGGAAGATCCGGCTGTCGAGGCTCCGGAATATGTGCACATGCGCACCATTTCGCCGGAAACAGCTCCCGACAAGGCAACGATCATCAAGATCGGCTTTGAAAAGGGCGATGCCGTTTCGATCAATGGCGAGCGCCTGTCGCCTGCGACCCTTCTTGCCAAGCTCAACGACTATGGCCGCGACAATGGCATCGGTCGTCTCGACCTCGTGGAAAACCGCTTCGTCGGCATGAAGTCGCGCGGCGTCTACGAAACGCCGGGCGGCACGATCCTGCTGGCAGCACACCGCGCCATCGAATCGATCACGCTCGACCGCGGTGCGGCGCACCTGAAAGACGAGCTGATGCCGCGTTATGCGGAACTGATCTATTACGGCTTCTGGTTCTCGCCGGAACGCGAAATGCTGCAGGCGGCAATCGATCACAGCCAGCGCCATGTCGAAGGCGAAGTCACGCTCAAGCTCTACAAGGGCAATGTGATGGTGATCGGCCGCGAGTCGGACAAGTCCCTTTATTCCGACAAGCTCGTCACCTTCGAAGACGATCAGGGCGCTTACGATCAGAAGGACGCAGCAGGCTTCATCAAGCTCAATGCATTGCGCCTGCGCACACTTGCTGCGCGCGACCGCAAATAA
- a CDS encoding putative quinol monooxygenase codes for MLLIVGTVRLPPENLAKAREAMQCMISASRAEDGCMDYGYAVDILEPGLIHVKEMWRDRASLDRHFASAHIAEWRAAWPELGIGDRNLVVYEVGEPQAT; via the coding sequence GGGACCGTCCGTCTGCCCCCGGAAAACCTCGCAAAGGCGCGCGAAGCCATGCAGTGCATGATCTCGGCCAGCCGGGCGGAAGATGGCTGCATGGATTATGGCTATGCCGTAGACATTCTTGAGCCGGGCCTCATCCATGTGAAGGAGATGTGGCGCGACCGTGCTTCGCTCGACCGGCATTTTGCCTCTGCCCATATTGCCGAATGGCGCGCGGCATGGCCTGAGCTCGGTATCGGCGACCGCAATCTCGTTGTTTATGAAGTCGGCGAGCCGCAGGCTACATGA